A portion of the Sandaracinobacteroides saxicola genome contains these proteins:
- a CDS encoding PhoH family protein, with product MVKKATAEADRARLEVEFDKPQLLGPLFGQYDQNLITVENRLGVYIAARGNRVAIEGDAHAIAQARDILTSLYNRLAQGQRLDSGDVEAAVAMAGTPSMEGLVRAEEGRAPALMIRTRRKTIVPRSPTQIRYVEALAKADIIFALGPAGTGKTYLAVAQAVSQLVAGSVDRLILSRPAVEAGERLGFLPGDMKDKVDPYLRPLYDALYDMLPAEQVERRLASGEIEIAPLAFMRGRTLANAFIILDEAQNTTPLQMKMFLTRFGEGSRMVICGDPNQVDLPDASKSGLADAVRKLDGIPGMATLRFSAREVVRHPIVGRIVEAYEGPPQDA from the coding sequence ATGGTGAAGAAAGCCACCGCGGAGGCCGACCGTGCCCGGCTGGAAGTCGAGTTCGACAAGCCGCAGCTGCTGGGGCCGCTGTTCGGCCAATATGACCAGAACCTGATAACGGTGGAAAACCGGCTCGGCGTCTATATCGCCGCGCGCGGCAATCGCGTCGCCATCGAGGGCGACGCCCACGCCATCGCCCAGGCGCGCGATATCCTCACCTCGCTCTACAACCGGCTGGCCCAGGGCCAGCGGCTGGACAGCGGCGATGTCGAGGCCGCCGTCGCCATGGCCGGCACCCCCTCGATGGAGGGGCTGGTGCGCGCCGAGGAGGGCAGGGCACCCGCGCTGATGATCCGCACGCGCCGCAAGACCATCGTGCCGCGCAGCCCCACCCAGATCCGCTATGTCGAGGCGCTGGCGAAGGCGGACATCATCTTCGCGCTCGGCCCGGCCGGCACCGGCAAGACCTATCTCGCCGTCGCGCAGGCGGTCAGTCAGCTGGTCGCGGGCTCGGTCGACCGCCTCATCCTGTCCCGCCCGGCGGTAGAGGCCGGCGAGCGGCTCGGCTTCCTGCCCGGCGACATGAAGGACAAGGTCGATCCCTATCTCCGTCCGCTTTACGACGCGCTCTACGACATGCTGCCGGCCGAGCAGGTCGAGCGGCGGCTGGCCTCGGGCGAGATCGAGATCGCTCCCTTGGCCTTCATGCGCGGTCGCACGCTCGCCAACGCCTTCATCATTCTGGATGAGGCGCAGAATACCACGCCCCTGCAGATGAAGATGTTCCTGACCCGTTTCGGCGAGGGCAGCCGCATGGTGATCTGCGGTGACCCGAACCAGGTCGACCTGCCCGACGCCAGCAAGTCCGGCCTCGCCGATGCGGTGCGCAAGCTCGATGGCATTCCCGGCATGGCGACGCTGCGCTTCTCGGCGCGCGAAGTCGTCCGCCATCCCATCGTCGGCCGCATCGTCGAAGCCTATGAAGGGCCCCCGCAGGATGCCTGA
- the ybeY gene encoding rRNA maturation RNase YbeY: MPDRDSPDPDPLQIDTGVGAGDWGAEDWDGLARRAIRAALAGAGHAVRGPTEIAVRLSDDAELRALNAAWRGKDRPTNILSFPMEAEAAAPGAPIMLGDLVLAHETCVAEAVAKAIPLTDHVSHLLVHGTLHLLGHDHLTDAEAEAMEALETAILATLHIANPYALESPDV, from the coding sequence ATGCCTGATCGCGATTCGCCCGACCCGGACCCCCTCCAGATCGACACCGGCGTCGGGGCCGGTGACTGGGGCGCGGAGGATTGGGATGGCCTTGCCCGGCGCGCCATCCGTGCCGCCCTGGCGGGCGCCGGCCATGCCGTCCGCGGGCCGACCGAGATCGCCGTCCGCCTGAGCGACGATGCCGAGCTGCGCGCGCTGAACGCCGCCTGGCGCGGCAAGGACCGGCCGACCAACATCCTCAGCTTCCCCATGGAGGCCGAAGCCGCCGCCCCCGGTGCGCCCATCATGCTCGGCGATCTGGTGCTGGCGCACGAGACCTGCGTCGCCGAAGCGGTGGCAAAGGCGATCCCGCTGACCGATCATGTCAGCCACCTGCTGGTGCATGGCACGCTGCACCTGCTCGGCCACGACCATCTGACCGACGCCGAGGCAGAGGCGATGGAGGCGCTGGAAACCGCGATCCTCGCCACGCTTCACATCGCCAACCCCTATGCCCTGGAAAGCCCCGATGTCTGA
- the miaB gene encoding tRNA (N6-isopentenyl adenosine(37)-C2)-methylthiotransferase MiaB, which produces MRSFGCQMNVYDSERMAESLRAAGHVEAADADADIIVLNSCHIREKAAEKIYSEVGRIRHRAERAGRAKPVIAVAGCVAQAEGGEMARRMPAIDIVVGPQAYHSLPSLVARAGNGAIVETGMPGLAKFAALPPRARRVPPSAFLTVQEGCDKFCAFCVVPYTRGAEASRALPAILDEARALIDGGARELTLLGQNVNAWGHDGRTFADLLHAVADLGIRRLRYTTSHPRDMDKTLIAAHRDLPALMPYLHLPVQSGSDRILKAMNRRHGADFYRAIIDRVRAARPDIALSSDFIVGFPGETDADFEATLKLAAEMGYAQAYSFKYSPRLGTPAADSADQIPEEVKDARLAALQAQLAADQTAFNRASIGRRTTILLEREGKLPGQFIGKSPWLQSVHVRAPGLAIGDLVTVDLVNATQSSLEGQPVQQMAEAW; this is translated from the coding sequence GTGCGAAGCTTCGGCTGCCAGATGAACGTGTATGACAGCGAGCGCATGGCCGAATCGCTGCGCGCTGCCGGTCATGTCGAGGCGGCAGATGCCGACGCCGATATCATCGTGCTCAACAGCTGCCACATCCGGGAAAAGGCCGCCGAGAAAATCTATTCGGAAGTCGGCCGCATCCGCCACCGCGCCGAACGCGCCGGCCGCGCCAAGCCGGTGATCGCGGTCGCCGGCTGTGTTGCCCAGGCGGAAGGCGGCGAAATGGCGCGCCGGATGCCGGCGATCGATATCGTCGTCGGTCCGCAGGCCTATCACAGCCTGCCGTCGCTGGTGGCGCGCGCCGGCAACGGCGCCATCGTCGAAACCGGCATGCCCGGCCTCGCCAAGTTCGCCGCGCTGCCGCCGCGTGCCCGGCGCGTGCCGCCCTCCGCCTTCCTGACCGTGCAGGAAGGCTGCGACAAATTCTGCGCCTTCTGCGTCGTCCCCTATACCCGTGGCGCGGAGGCCTCGCGCGCATTGCCCGCCATCCTGGACGAGGCACGCGCCCTCATCGACGGCGGTGCCCGGGAACTCACGCTGCTGGGCCAGAATGTGAATGCCTGGGGCCATGACGGCCGGACCTTCGCCGACCTGCTGCATGCCGTCGCCGACCTCGGCATCCGCCGCCTGCGCTATACCACCAGCCACCCGCGCGACATGGACAAGACGCTGATTGCCGCCCACCGCGACCTGCCGGCGCTGATGCCCTACCTTCACCTGCCGGTGCAGAGCGGCAGCGACCGCATCCTGAAGGCGATGAACCGCCGCCACGGCGCCGATTTCTACCGCGCCATCATCGACCGCGTGCGTGCCGCACGGCCCGACATCGCGCTCTCCTCGGACTTCATCGTCGGCTTCCCCGGTGAAACCGACGCCGATTTCGAGGCCACGCTGAAGCTCGCAGCCGAAATGGGCTACGCCCAGGCCTACAGCTTCAAATATTCGCCGCGCCTCGGCACGCCTGCCGCGGACAGCGCCGACCAGATTCCCGAAGAGGTGAAGGACGCCCGCCTCGCCGCGCTCCAGGCGCAGCTGGCCGCCGACCAGACCGCCTTCAACCGCGCCAGCATCGGCCGGCGCACCACCATCCTGCTGGAACGGGAAGGCAAATTGCCCGGCCAGTTCATCGGCAAGTCGCCCTGGCTGCAATCGGTGCATGTGCGGGCACCCGGTCTTGCCATCGGCGACCTGGTGACGGTCGACCTCGTCAACGCAACCCAATCGAGCCTGGAGGGACAGCCGGTGCAGCAGATGGCAGAGGCATGGTGA
- a CDS encoding Fur family transcriptional regulator yields the protein MPGSIDIEALCAKKGLRITEQRRVIARVLSDAVDHPDVEELHRRAAAIDRGISIATVYRTVRLFEEAGILERHDFRNGRSRYETTSDEHHDHLIDVESGRVIEFHDDELEALQARIAERLGYRLVDHRMELYAVPLKAAN from the coding sequence ATGCCAGGCTCGATCGACATCGAGGCGCTTTGCGCAAAGAAGGGGCTGCGGATCACCGAGCAGCGGCGCGTCATCGCCCGCGTGCTGTCCGACGCCGTCGATCATCCCGATGTCGAGGAGCTGCACCGGCGCGCCGCGGCCATCGACCGCGGCATCTCGATTGCCACCGTCTATCGCACCGTGCGCCTGTTCGAAGAAGCCGGCATCCTGGAGCGGCATGATTTCCGCAACGGGCGCAGCCGCTATGAAACCACGTCCGACGAACATCATGACCATCTGATCGATGTGGAAAGCGGCCGTGTGATCGAGTTTCATGACGACGAACTGGAAGCGTTGCAGGCGCGTATCGCCGAACGGCTGGGTTATCGGCTGGTCGATCACCGCATGGAGCTGTACGCCGTGCCGCTGAAAGCCGCCAACTGA
- a CDS encoding lysophospholipid acyltransferase family protein codes for MPLAAERPFQRMGHVKSVSGVLAATGVIVPAIVATRAVSLPKSQRLPLLFHRMFNASLGVHVRLQGTPANGSVLYVSNHLSWMDIPVLGSQLHGSFVAKSEVGAMGFVGFMADLQRTIYIERARRQASGEQSNAIADRLRAGENVFLFPEGTTNDGVHLLPFKSTLFSVVEGPGSEDFRIQPLSVAYTELNGLPMTRNRRIEISWIGDTDLGPHALDFMRMGRFRAEILCHEPIRRADFANRKELAKYCQAKVAEGYRTLTRGHA; via the coding sequence ATGCCCCTCGCCGCCGAGCGCCCCTTCCAGCGCATGGGCCATGTGAAGTCGGTGTCGGGCGTGCTCGCGGCGACGGGCGTGATCGTGCCCGCCATCGTCGCCACCCGCGCGGTCTCGCTGCCGAAATCGCAACGCCTGCCCCTGCTGTTCCACCGCATGTTCAACGCCTCGCTGGGGGTTCATGTGCGCTTGCAGGGTACGCCTGCAAATGGTTCGGTGCTTTACGTTTCCAACCATCTCAGCTGGATGGACATCCCCGTCCTCGGCTCGCAACTTCACGGCAGTTTCGTGGCCAAGTCGGAAGTCGGCGCGATGGGCTTCGTCGGCTTCATGGCGGACTTGCAACGCACCATCTATATCGAACGGGCGCGCCGTCAGGCATCGGGTGAGCAGTCCAACGCCATCGCCGACCGGCTGCGCGCGGGCGAGAATGTGTTCCTGTTTCCCGAAGGCACCACCAACGATGGCGTCCACCTGCTGCCGTTCAAATCGACGCTGTTCTCGGTGGTCGAAGGCCCGGGAAGCGAGGATTTCCGCATCCAGCCCCTCAGCGTCGCCTACACCGAACTGAATGGCCTGCCGATGACGCGCAACCGTCGCATCGAGATCAGCTGGATCGGCGACACCGACCTGGGGCCGCACGCGCTTGATTTCATGCGCATGGGGCGGTTCCGTGCCGAAATCCTCTGTCACGAACCCATCCGCCGCGCCGATTTCGCCAACCGCAAGGAACTGGCGAAATATTGTCAGGCCAAAGTTGCCGAGGGCTATCGCACGCTGACCCGGGGGCACGCATGA